The window CCTTGTACAAAAATTTCTAATGAAAAATTTTATTTAGGAAAATGGAGTCCTAGAAATTCTAATGGGAAATATGGAGGATTTCTTACATTAAAAGATGGATTAGCTTTATCTGTAAATACTATTTCAGCTCGTTTAATATCAAAAATTACTCCAGGTCCAGTAATTAGTTTAGCTAAAAGAATGGGAATAGAATCTATGATTCCTCAACATCCATCTATAGCATTAGGTTCTGCAGATTTAACATTATATGAAATGTCAGGAGCTTTCAATACATTTACTAATTATGGTTGTTATGTGAAGCCCACTATTTTAGTAAAAATTGAAAATAAAAATGGAAATTTAGTTCAAGAACATATAGATCATAGTAAAAGAAAAGTTTTTAGTGAAGAAGTAGCATATATTATGTTAGAATTAATGCAAGGAGCAGTAAAATATGGAACAGCTAAAAGATTACAAAAATATAATATTATAGGTGATATTGCTGGTAAAACAGGGACTACTAATGAAAATTCAGATGGATGGTTTATAGGTATTGTTCCAAATTTAACTACTGGAGTTTGGGTAGGTTGGGAAGATAGATTTTCTCATTTTGAAAATATAAAATTTGGACAAGGAGCAAATATGGCTTTACCTATATGGGGGTATTATATGAAAGATTTATATAATAATATGAATATAATTAATCATAATAAATTATTATTTCATAAACCAAAAAATTATCAATTTTATTGGGATAAATGTGAGGAAAATCATCTTAATGAAGATAATAATATTAAAAATTACAAAGAAGAAAAAAAAAATTTAAAAGAAATTATAGATATTAATGATAATTTAAATACTAAAAATAATAAAGATTACGATAAATAATGATTAAAAAAATATTAATTTTAGATAAAAATCATCCTTTTATTATATATAAATTAAAAAAAGAAGGATTTATTTGTGATGAAATTTATGATGATTTTAACATTGATAAAATTGATATATCTGTATATGATGGAATTATTTTAAAAAGTAATCTAAATATAGATAAAAAATTTATTCAAAAAGCTAATAACTTAAAATTTATAGCTCGTATTGGATCTGGAATAGAAAACATTGATAAAAATTATGCCTTTAAAAAAGGAATTACTTTAATTTCTTCTCCAGAAGGAAATAAAGATGCTGTTGCAGAACATGCGATAGGAATGCTTTTATGTTTACATAACAATATCATTTTTTCTCATCAAGAAATGATAAAAGGAAAATGGAATAGAGAAAATAATAGAGGAATAGAAATTATGGGAAAAACAATAGGAATTATTGGATATGGTAATACAGGAAAAGCTTTTGCTAAAAAACTTTCAGGATTTGATTCTAGAATATTATGTTATGATATTTTGTCAAAAAAAGGAGATTTTTATGCAAAACAAGTAGATATGAATACAATTTTTCAAAAATCAGACATAATTAGTTTACATGTTCCTTATACAGAAAGAACAAAAGGAATGATAAATTATAATTTTATAAAAAAATTTTGTAAACCTTTTTATTTTATAAATACTTCTCGTGGAGGGTGTGTTCTAACAAATCATTTAGTTCAGGCATTAAAATATGGAAAAATATATGGAGCTTGTTTAGATGTATTAGAATATGAAAATATTTTTAATCATAATAAACTTTCTAATAATAAACTTCCTAAAAGTTTTTATTCTCTTATTCATTCTAATAAAGTAATATTTACTCCACACATTGCTGGATGGACTAAAGAATCAAAATATAAAATGGATAAAAAAATTGTAGAAAAAATTATTTTTTTAAATAAAAAATTAAATATAATTTAATTTTAAATTAAATTTTTTTATACTTAATAAAAATATTTAAATTTTTTATTTATAAATTAATACACATCTTTTATATATTTTCCATTTTTTATCATATTATTTATAAATAATTCTGAATTAGATTTTCCTATTTTTTGTATTACACGATGGATCATTTTTTCAACATCTATACTCATTGGATTTTTTTTTCCACAAATATAGACATATGCTCCATTTTTTATCCATGAAAAAAATTCTATACGATTTTCCCATATTTTATCTTGAACATATATTTTATTATTTTGATCTCTTGAAAAAGAAAGACTAACACGATGAAGAATCCCTTTTTTTTTCCAATTTTGTATTTCTGTTTGATATAAAAAATCTGTAGAAAAATATTGATCTCCAAAAAAAAGCCAATTTTTACCCGTAGCCCCCATAATTTCTCTTTCATATAAAAAAGAACGAAAAGGAGCAATTCCAGTACCAGGACCAATAAGAATGATATTTTTATCTAAATTTGGTAATTTAAATAATTTATTATTATAAATAAAAAAAGTTAATTTTTCTCCTATTTGTAATTTAGATAAAAAATCAGAACAGTGACCATATATTATTTCCCCATTTAATTGAAAATGATGACGAGATACAGTTATGTGAATTTCATTAAGATGGGCTTTAGGAGAAGATGAAATAGAATATAATTTAGGTTTAATAGGTTCCATTATTTTTATCAAATCTTTTAAAAAAAATTTCTTTTTTATAGGAAATTCTTTTAAAAGATTAATAAGTTTGTATTTTTTAAAAGGAATATTTTTTTTTTCAGATAAAAAAGAATATTTTTTTAAAAAATTTTCGGATAAAAAAAGAATATTAAATTTTTTTTTAAAAAAATAAAATATTTTATTTTTTTCCTCTTCTTTTTTTAATTCATCTTTTCTAATTTTTAATAAATATTTAATTAAATGATCTACTTCATTTGAAGAATTTTCAGAAAATATTCCTATAGAATCTCCTGGAAGATATTTTATTTTTTTTCTTACTAAAATTTCAATATGATGAATTTCTTTATTAGATCCTATTTTTTTATCATTTAAAATTATATTACTTAAAATTTTTCCACATATAATTCTATTTTTTTTATGTATTTTTTTTTTCAAAAAAAAATTTAATATCTCTAAAAACCATTTTTCTGCTTTATATTCATAATCAACATCGCATTTATATAATGGAATTATTCTTAATGCCCCTATATCATGAAGACGTTTATCTATATCTTCTCCTGCTTTACAAAAAAAAGAATAAGATTGATCTCCTAACGCTAATACACTGTATTTTAAATTATTTAATTTAAGATTTTTATTTTGATGAATAAAATCAAAAAAAGATTTTGCGGAAGAAGGAGGGGCTCCTTCTCCATGAGTACTAATAATTATGAATAAATAATTTTCTTTTTCTAAATCTAATAAACGATATTCATCTAATCCAATTAATTTCATTGATAATTCTTTATTTTTAGCTTTTTGATAAATATTGAAAGCTAAATTTTTTGCATTTCCTGTCTCTGTTCCATAAACTAACGTTATTTTTTTTTCTTCTTTTTTTAATTTTTTATAATTATTTAAAGAAGATAAAAATCCAGACATATAACCACACATCCAACCAATTTCTTTTTTAGAGGATTCTTTTATCAATTTTAAAAATATTTTTTTATGAAATTCAGATAACATTTTATTTTTTTATTTTTTTTTAAACAAAAAGATTATCAACTGATAAATATCTTTCTCCAGTATCATAATTAAATGTTAATATTATAGACTTTTCTGAAAATTTATATAATTTTTTTTCTATGGCAGATAAAGATGCTCCTGTAGATATTCCTACAAGAATTCCTTCCTTTCTTGCAGTTTTTTTAACATAATAAAATGCTTCTTCTTTAGATACTAAAAAAGATCCATCTAATATATTGACATTTAAAATAGATGGAATAAAACCTGCACCTAATCCTTGTAAAGAGTGTGGATTTGCTTTACCACCAAAAATAACTGGAGATTCAACTGGTTCAACAGAAAAAATTTTTATATTTGGAAATTTATTTTTTAATACTTCCCCTATTCCAGTAATATGTCCTCCAGTTCCTACTCCTGTAATAAAATAATCTATTCCTTCAGGAAATGCATTAATTATTTCTTTTGCAGTTGTATTTTTATGAATATTAGTATTAGAAATATTATCAAATTGTTTAGGCATCCAAGAATTTGGTATTGTCTTAATTAATTCTTCTGCTTTTTTAATAGCTCCTTTCATTCCTTTATCTTTTGGAGTAAGAATAAATTTCGCTCCAAAAATAGAAAATAATTTTTTTCTTTCTATACTCATAGATTCTGGCATTACTAAAATAAGACGATATTCTTTTACGGAACAAACCATAGCTAGTCCTATTCCTGTATTTCCAGAAGTAGGTTCTATAATAATATCTCCTTTATGAATAATACCTTTTTTTTCTGCATCTACTATCATCGATAGGGCTATTCTATCTTTTATACTTCCTCCAGGATTATTTTTTTCCAATTTCATCCATACTTGATGATTTGGAAATAATTTATTCAATCGTACATGTGGAGTATTTCCAATAGATTTTAAAATGTTATCAATTCTCATTTTTATTTTTATTATATCATAAAATTAATAGGATCAGGTAACGGACTATTATTTTTCATTTTTACTTCATTTGTTTTATAAACAATAGAAAAAGGAGGAATACTTTGAGTAATCCAAACATTTCCTCCAATAATACTATCGTGCCCTATTATAGTTTTCCCTCCTAAAATTGTTGCTCCTGCATAAATAGTTACCTGATCTTCTATAGTCGGATGACGTTTTTTATTCATTAATTTTTTATCTACATGAATAGCTCCTAAAGTAACACCTTGATATATTTTAACTTTATTACCTATTTTTGTACTAGATCCTATAACTATTCCTGTTCCATGATCAATAGCAAAAGCTTTTCCTATTTCTGCAGATGCATGAATATCTACTCCAGTTTTGCTATGGGCATATTCTGTAATTAATCTTGGAATTATTGGAATTTTTTGAATCCATAATTGATGAGCTATTCTATATAATGCAGTAGCAAAAAATCCAGGATAAGAAAGAAAAATTTCTTCTATAACTGTTGCTGCAGGATCTGATTTTAATATTGCATTTGCATCTATGATTAATGTTTGATAAATATTTGGTATTTTTAAAAAAAAATCTTTAGAAAGATTATAAGAATTTTTTGAATCAATATTTAATTCAATAAAAATTTCATATAAAATATTTTGTAATTTTTTATAATTTTTTTTTAAAAAAATAATATTTTTTAAAATAGATCTATCTGGAATAAATAAAAAATGAAATAAATTTTCTACAAATTTTTCAGATTTTTTTTTATCAGTAAAAAAATTTTTATTTTTATTATTTTCAAATATGGTATTTAAAAAAAAATCTAACATTTATTTATTATAATATAAGTAAGTGCATAAGGTGATATTGTGTATAATAAAATTCTTTTCATAATATAATAATTGAATTTTTAAATTTAAATTATTAAAAAATTATAAATTTTATTTTAAATAAATTATTTTATATATAANNNNNNNNNNNNNNNNNNNNNNNNNNNNNNNNNNNNNNNNNNNNNNNNNNNNNNNNNNNNNNNNNNNNNNNNNNNNNNNNNNNNNNNNNNNNNNNNNNNNNNNNNNNNNNNNNNNNNNNNNNNNNNNNNNNNNNNNNNNNNNNNNNNNNNNNNNNNNNNNNNNNNNNNNNNNNNNNNNNNNNNNNNNNNNNNNNNNNNNNNNNNNNNNNNNNNNNNNNNNNNNNNNNNNNNNNNNNNNNNNNNNNNNNTTTTCCAAGTGAATTTTCTATAAAATGAGAAATAAAAAAAATATTTTTAGGTTTATAAAATTTTTTTTTACCATTAAAAATAAATTCTGGAATTTTTAATAAAAAAGGAGGTCCTTCTATAATTAATATTATTTTTTCACCTAAAATTTTATCTGGAATTGAGGATATAAAAAATCGTTTATGACAAGGAATAAAAGAACTTATTTCTTTTTCTATTAATTCAGGAATAATTTTAATTCCTCCACTATTAATCATATTATCATATCTACCTATCCAAGTAAACATATTTTCAGATATCATCTGAACAATATCATTTGTTTGAACAAATGAATGCATAGAATATGGAGAAAAAATACCTAAACAATTTCTTTTATCAATACTCAAATGTACATCTTGAAATGATTTATAATAAATAGATTTATTAGATTTATTAATTTTTTTTAAAGCTATATGACCTAATGTTTCTGTCATTCCATAAGTTGAATAACAAATTGTTGAAATATTTTGTAATTTTTTTTCCAAAAAATTAGAGATAGAACATCCTCCTATTAATAAAATTTTAATATATTTTAAATATTTTAAACTAAAAAAAACTTGTAAAGGAACCATTGAAACAATATCAAAATATTCTTTTATATCCTTTAAAGGATTAGATGATGGAGGAATACAATATATTTTCCATTTAAAAATAATAGCACGAACTAAAAACATTTTAGATGCTATAAAATCTGGAGATAGACATAATAATCCTTTAATTTTTTTTTCTTTTAATTTTAAAAACTCTACAGTTCTTATAGCTCTTTCATACATATGTTTTTTTTTAAAAAATATTGTTTTAGGAAATCCTGTTGTTCCGGAAGTTGAAATTGCTAATTCAGAATTATTATCATACCAACTATTTAAAAAAGAAAAAATTGCATTTTTCCAAAAAAAATTTTTTTTATTTGGTTCGATCGAAAAATTTTTTTTATAAGAAAAATCTATCCACATTTTTTTATTTATTATATTTTTATTTTCCATTTTATAAATGGATTGTACCAAAGACTCCCTTCTTTAATTTCTAAAGGAGAACACCAATTGTTAATATATAAAATTCCTGTACTTAATCCATGAACATTTTTATTTTTATATTTTTTTTTTATAAAAAAAGTCCATTGTGCAATAGCATTCATTCCAATATTACTTTCTAAAGAAGAACTAATCCACCATTTTATTTTTCTTTTATTAGCTTCTAATATCCATTCTTTAGAGCCCTTAAATCCACCATGAATACTAGGTTTTAATACTATATATTGAGGATTAATAAAATCTAATAATTTTTTTTTTTCTTTTAATTTATTTATTCCATTTAATTCTTCATCTAATACTATAGGAATTTTTGATTCTTTACATATTTTAAACATATCTTTCCAATTTCCAGATAATATAGGTTGTTCTATTGAATCAATTATATTTAACTCATAAAGTTTATTTAAATAGAATAAAGCATCTTTAGTATTTTCGAAACAACCATTTGCATCTATACGTATTTTTATAAATGGATATTTCTTTTTTATTTTTTTTATAATAAAATATTGATAATAAAAAAATTTTTTATTAATTTTTATTTTTAAAAATGAAAATCCTTCAAAAATTATATTTTCTATATCTTTTATAGCATTTCTTTTTTTGAAAGAATTTAACCATATTAATCCATTTATGGGAATCCCTTTTTCTCCATTAAAAAATTCAGAATTATATAATATAGGAAATTTATTTTTTAAACTTAAAAAAGCTTGTTCTAATCCAAATAAAATACATGAATATGAAATATATTTATAATAATAATATATTTCCGTTTTTTTTAAAAAAATTACTTTTTTAGAAAGTATTTCTAATTCTTTTTCAAATTTTTTTAAATTTTTTAAAGCTCCTTTATCTAATAATGGATTACATTCTCCTATTCCAATTTTATTATTTTTTTTCAATATAATAAACCAAATAGTATTTTTTTTAAATATTCTATTAGAATTAAATATTTTTTCCCTTAAAAAAAAAGTTTTTTTTCTTAAAAAAAAAATATTTTATTTTCATTCATTCCATTATTAAAATTCATAATTTTAAATGTATATACTTTTCCCCATTTCTAATAAAATTAATTCTTTTCCCTTTTCATAAAAATTTTTTTTTGCTTGTTTTTTATTTATTTGAATAGCTTCAAAAGTATTATAATGAACTCCTAATATTTTTTCACATTTTAAAAAATCAGAAGCAATTATTGCTTCTTCTATATCCATAGTATATCTACCACCTATTGGTAAAATAGAAAGTTTTAATTTACCAAAATTAGGAATAATATTCATCTCATAAATTAAAGATGTATCTCCTGATATATATAAATTACCTTCATCTGTATGTAAAAGAAACCCTCCAGGATTTCCTCCATAAGTTCCATCATTAAAAACACTAGAATGAGCTGCCCAAATATATTTTAATTTTCCAAAAGGAAAAGAAATAAAAGAACCATAATTAATTCCATATGTTTTTATTCCTTTTTTTTCAAAATAATTAGATATTTCATAATTAGATATTACTAAAACATTATTGAATTTACGTGTTAATAACTCTACATCACATACATGATCATAATGTGCATGTGTCAATAATATATAATCAATTTTTTTAAAATTATTAATATATTCTAAATAATCTATTTTATTATAAATAGGATTTTTAGAAAAAAAAGGATCTATTAACAAATATTTTTCATGTATTTTTAATAAACATGTACTATGAGAAAAAAAAGTAATTTTCATGATAAAATTTTATAAAAATCCAACACCGATGCTTAATACATATAAAAAAATAATTATAACTAATTTTTTTAATTCTGAATTAAACAATTTTTTTTTATTTATATAAATTATTTTTTTAATATGAAATATTAAAAAAATAATAATTAAAATAAATAAAATACATTGATAAATAGTTTTTTTATTCAAAAAAACAAAAATACATCCTAATAAAATTGAAATAAATATAATAATAATATGATATAATTTTGCATATTTTATTCCTAACCATACAGGTATAGTATATTTTTTATTTTTACAATCATTATCCATATCTCTCATATTATTAATATTTAAAACAGCTACATTTAATAAACCTACAGATAAAGATAATAAAAACATATCCATATGTAAAGTATGAGTATATAAAAAATAACTTCCTTCTACCGAAAAAATTCCAAAAAAAATAAAAACAAATAAATCACCCATTCCTACTATATATCCGTAAGGATTATATCCTATAGAATATTTTATAGAACTATATATGCAAATAACTATTCCTATAAAATATAAAAAAAAAATAAAAATATTTTTACATGATATAGCTTGAAAAATTAACAATAATCCTGATATAAAAGATAATATAGAAAATAAATAAATAGCTTTTTTCATTTCTAAAAAAGAAATAAATCCGCATTGAATTGTCCTTTTTGGACCTATACGTTTAAAATTATCTACTCCTGTAATACTATCTCCATAATCATTAGAAAAATTAGCCAATATTTGCAATAATAAAGCAGTAATAAAACATAAAACATACGTAATAAAATCTACATTTGTTCTAGATTTAGATATAAAAAAACTTAAAGTAATTCCAGAAACCGATAAAGGTAAAGTATGAAAACGAGCTGCATAAAACCAATATTTTAATTTCATAAAAATTTTGGAAATTTTTTAAAATTTGGATCTCTTTTTTCTAAAAATGCTTTTTTACCTTCCTCTGATTCTTCCATTAAATAAAACATTAAAGTAGCATCTCCCGCCAATTGCATTAATCCATGTTGTCCATCTAATTCTGCATTTAAAGAACGTTTGATCATCCTTAAACTCATAGGACTTTTTTCCTGTATTATTTTACACCATTCAATCGTTTTTTTTTCCAATTCTTTTTGATTTACTACTTTATTAACCAATCCCATATTTAAAGCTTCTTTAGCCGTATACTCCTTACATAAAAACCACATTTCTCTTGTTTTTTTTTGACCAATATGACGAGCTAAATAAGAACATCCAAATCCTCCATCAAAAGAACCAACCTTAGGTCC of the Blattabacterium cuenoti genome contains:
- a CDS encoding serine O-acetyltransferase, which gives rise to MLDFFLNTIFENNKNKNFFTDKKKSEKFVENLFHFLFIPDRSILKNIIFLKKNYKKLQNILYEIFIELNIDSKNSYNLSKDFFLKIPNIYQTLIIDANAILKSDPAATVIEEIFLSYPGFFATALYRIAHQLWIQKIPIIPRLITEYAHSKTGVDIHASAEIGKAFAIDHGTGIVIGSSTKIGNKVKIYQGVTLGAIHVDKKLMNKKRHPTIEDQVTIYAGATILGGKTIIGHDSIIGGNVWITQSIPPFSIVYKTNEVKMKNNSPLPDPINFMI
- a CDS encoding diflavin oxidoreductase is translated as MLSEFHKKIFLKLIKESSKKEIGWMCGYMSGFLSSLNNYKKLKKEEKKITLVYGTETGNAKNLAFNIYQKAKNKELSMKLIGLDEYRLLDLEKENYLFIIISTHGEGAPPSSAKSFFDFIHQNKNLKLNNLKYSVLALGDQSYSFFCKAGEDIDKRLHDIGALRIIPLYKCDVDYEYKAEKWFLEILNFFLKKKIHKKNRIICGKILSNIILNDKKIGSNKEIHHIEILVRKKIKYLPGDSIGIFSENSSNEVDHLIKYLLKIRKDELKKEEEKNKIFYFFKKKFNILFLSENFLKKYSFLSEKKNIPFKKYKLINLLKEFPIKKKFFLKDLIKIMEPIKPKLYSISSSPKAHLNEIHITVSRHHFQLNGEIIYGHCSDFLSKLQIGEKLTFFIYNNKLFKLPNLDKNIILIGPGTGIAPFRSFLYEREIMGATGKNWLFFGDQYFSTDFLYQTEIQNWKKKGILHRVSLSFSRDQNNKIYVQDKIWENRIEFFSWIKNGAYVYICGKKNPMSIDVEKMIHRVIQKIGKSNSELFINNMIKNGKYIKDVY
- the cysK gene encoding cysteine synthase A, whose product is MRIDNILKSIGNTPHVRLNKLFPNHQVWMKLEKNNPGGSIKDRIALSMIVDAEKKGIIHKGDIIIEPTSGNTGIGLAMVCSVKEYRLILVMPESMSIERKKLFSIFGAKFILTPKDKGMKGAIKKAEELIKTIPNSWMPKQFDNISNTNIHKNTTAKEIINAFPEGIDYFITGVGTGGHITGIGEVLKNKFPNIKIFSVEPVESPVIFGGKANPHSLQGLGAGFIPSILNVNILDGSFLVSKEEAFYYVKKTARKEGILVGISTGASLSAIEKKLYKFSEKSIILTFNYDTGERYLSVDNLFV
- a CDS encoding metal-dependent hydrolase, which codes for MKITFFSHSTCLLKIHEKYLLIDPFFSKNPIYNKIDYLEYINNFKKIDYILLTHAHYDHVCDVELLTRKFNNVLVISNYEISNYFEKKGIKTYGINYGSFISFPFGKLKYIWAAHSSVFNDGTYGGNPGGFLLHTDEGNLYISGDTSLIYEMNIIPNFGKLKLSILPIGGRYTMDIEEAIIASDFLKCEKILGVHYNTFEAIQINKKQAKKNFYEKGKELILLEMGKSIYI
- a CDS encoding enolase C-terminal domain-like protein, which translates into the protein MKKNNKIGIGECNPLLDKGALKNLKKFEKELEILSKKVIFLKKTEIYYYYKYISYSCILFGLEQAFLSLKNKFPILYNSEFFNGEKGIPINGLIWLNSFKKRNAIKDIENIIFEGFSFLKIKINKKFFYYQYFIIKKIKKKYPFIKIRIDANGCFENTKDALFYLNKLYELNIIDSIEQPILSGNWKDMFKICKESKIPIVLDEELNGINKLKEKKKLLDFINPQYIVLKPSIHGGFKGSKEWILEANKRKIKWWISSSLESNIGMNAIAQWTFFIKKKYKNKNVHGLSTGILYINNWCSPLEIKEGSLWYNPFIKWKIKI
- a CDS encoding NAD(P)-dependent oxidoreductase; its protein translation is MIKKILILDKNHPFIIYKLKKEGFICDEIYDDFNIDKIDISVYDGIILKSNLNIDKKFIQKANNLKFIARIGSGIENIDKNYAFKKGITLISSPEGNKDAVAEHAIGMLLCLHNNIIFSHQEMIKGKWNRENNRGIEIMGKTIGIIGYGNTGKAFAKKLSGFDSRILCYDILSKKGDFYAKQVDMNTIFQKSDIISLHVPYTERTKGMINYNFIKKFCKPFYFINTSRGGCVLTNHLVQALKYGKIYGACLDVLEYENIFNHNKLSNNKLPKSFYSLIHSNKVIFTPHIAGWTKESKYKMDKKIVEKIIFLNKKLNII
- a CDS encoding AMP-binding protein, whose product is MENKNIINKKMWIDFSYKKNFSIEPNKKNFFWKNAIFSFLNSWYDNNSELAISTSGTTGFPKTIFFKKKHMYERAIRTVEFLKLKEKKIKGLLCLSPDFIASKMFLVRAIIFKWKIYCIPPSSNPLKDIKEYFDIVSMVPLQVFFSLKYLKYIKILLIGGCSISNFLEKKLQNISTICYSTYGMTETLGHIALKKINKSNKSIYYKSFQDVHLSIDKRNCLGIFSPYSMHSFVQTNDIVQMISENMFTWIGRYDNMINSGGIKIIPELIEKEISSFIPCHKRFFISSIPDKILGEKIILIIEGPPFLLKIPEFIFNGKKKFYKPKNIFFISHFIENSLGK
- the menA gene encoding 1,4-dihydroxy-2-naphthoate octaprenyltransferase, translating into MKLKYWFYAARFHTLPLSVSGITLSFFISKSRTNVDFITYVLCFITALLLQILANFSNDYGDSITGVDNFKRIGPKRTIQCGFISFLEMKKAIYLFSILSFISGLLLIFQAISCKNIFIFFLYFIGIVICIYSSIKYSIGYNPYGYIVGMGDLFVFIFFGIFSVEGSYFLYTHTLHMDMFLLSLSVGLLNVAVLNINNMRDMDNDCKNKKYTIPVWLGIKYAKLYHIIIIFISILLGCIFVFLNKKTIYQCILFILIIIFLIFHIKKIIYINKKKLFNSELKKLVIIIFLYVLSIGVGFL